A window of Flavobacterium flavigenum contains these coding sequences:
- the dnaE gene encoding DNA polymerase III subunit alpha, with product MYLIFDTETTGLPKRWDAPITDSDNWPRCIQIAWQLHDEMGQLIEHQDYLVKPEGFNIPYDAERIHGISTELAEADGITLAEVLEKFNIALSKTKFIVGQNLGFDVNIMGAEFHRMGVESQMSSMPVLDTCTEVTASLLKLPGGRGGKFKLPTLTELHEYLFNVPFAEAHNATADVEATTRCFLELVRREIFTKEELDVPKEYFKDFQERNPQPFRLIGLKHINLKAASDKIREQLKALAGEGREAVVSEEDKADFKAAKFAHLHNHTQFSVLQSTIGIGNIVSATAKNGMPAVAMTDTGNMMGAFHFVSAVMNHNKGASAKNKALVEAGEEPTETEIKPIVGCEFNICENHLDKSKKDNGYQVVLMAKNKAGYHNLAKMASIAYTDGFYYVPRIDKNIVEQYKGDIMVLSGNLYGEIPSKILNIGENQAEEALIWWKEQFGEDFYLEVMRHNQEDENRVNKTLIEFSQKHNVKLIATNNTYYLNKEDANAHDILLCVKDGEKQATPIGRGRGYRYGLPNQEYYFKSQDEMKKLFADLPEAIINIQEIVDKVETYSLYRDVLLPKFEIPEEFVDPEDEKDNGVRGENAYLRYLTMEGAKRRYGEITESIQERLDFELLTISNSGYPGYFLIVQDFIAEARKMDVSVGPGRGSAAGSAVAYCLGITNIDPIKYDLLFERFLNPDRVSMPDIDIDFDDEGRGRVMEYVINKYGQKQVAQIITYGKMATKSAIRDTARVLDLPLFEADRIAKLIPAMMPGKWNLARFISESEDEVKKALKSSEEFDRVKELIAIANEEDLAGETIQQAKILEGSMRNTGIHACGVIITPSDITNYVPVTTAKDSDLYVTQFDNSVAESAGLLKMDFLGLKTLTLIKDTVKLVKYRTGIDLDPDTFPIDDPETYALFQRGETVGIFQYESPGMQKYMKDLKPTVFGDLIAMNALYRPGPLEYIPSFVRRKNGDEEIKYDLDACAEYLSETYGITVYQEQVMLLSQSLAGFTKGEADVLRKAMGKKQKDVLDKMKPKFVEQASAKGHDAKVLEKIWKDWEAFASYAFNKSHSTCYAWIAYQTAYLKAHYPAEYMAAVLSNNMNDIKQVSFFMEECKRMGLQVLGPCVNESYYKFTVNDDYAVRFGMGAIKGVGSGAVATIVESRKDGRYKSIFDLAKRIDLRAANKKAIENLALAGGFDSFEGTTRAQYFHDDGDGITFYEKAMRYGNKFQENENSSQVSLFGETSEVQIAEPVVPPCEDWSTMEKLAKEKEVVGIYISGHPLDDFKFEMKYFCNARLEALKNMEQYVGKNLTFAGIINNVQHRISKNGKGWAMFTLEGYDESYEFRIFNEEYLKFRHFLIQNNFAHIKVLIKDGWVNHDTGKKSEPRLQFVEVRQLQDVLEAFAKKLILLLNIKDLQTEFIHKLSNLFNIYKGDNSVTFEIMELEKIKRMVEVETANEFEETDDTVFTDENDDGDVVLEDTKIKEVTEVEEIKVVTKLTMPSRRLKVKISTELLQELEKMQVNFKLN from the coding sequence ATGTACTTAATATTCGATACCGAAACAACCGGATTACCAAAACGCTGGGATGCACCAATTACAGATTCTGATAACTGGCCCCGCTGTATACAAATTGCCTGGCAGCTTCACGACGAAATGGGTCAGCTTATCGAGCATCAGGATTATTTGGTAAAACCAGAAGGATTTAATATTCCGTATGATGCTGAACGTATTCACGGAATCTCGACTGAACTGGCTGAAGCCGATGGAATCACGCTGGCCGAAGTTTTGGAGAAATTCAATATTGCCTTAAGCAAAACCAAATTTATCGTTGGTCAGAATTTAGGATTCGACGTTAATATTATGGGTGCTGAATTTCATAGAATGGGAGTTGAATCTCAAATGAGTTCAATGCCTGTTTTAGATACCTGTACCGAAGTTACGGCTTCATTATTAAAACTTCCCGGAGGGCGTGGAGGGAAATTTAAGCTTCCTACTTTAACTGAATTACACGAATATTTATTCAATGTTCCTTTCGCGGAAGCGCACAACGCAACTGCCGACGTTGAGGCAACAACGCGTTGTTTCCTGGAACTGGTAAGAAGAGAAATTTTTACCAAAGAGGAGTTAGACGTTCCGAAAGAGTATTTCAAAGATTTTCAGGAAAGAAATCCGCAGCCATTTCGGCTTATTGGTTTAAAACACATCAATTTAAAAGCAGCTTCTGATAAAATCAGGGAGCAGCTTAAAGCTTTAGCCGGAGAAGGAAGGGAAGCGGTTGTTTCAGAAGAAGATAAAGCGGATTTCAAAGCAGCAAAATTTGCGCATTTGCATAACCATACTCAATTTTCAGTTCTTCAATCAACTATCGGAATTGGAAATATTGTTTCGGCTACAGCCAAAAATGGAATGCCGGCTGTTGCCATGACCGATACCGGAAACATGATGGGTGCTTTCCATTTTGTGAGTGCTGTTATGAACCACAATAAAGGAGCTTCTGCCAAAAACAAAGCTTTAGTTGAAGCAGGAGAGGAACCAACCGAAACTGAAATTAAGCCCATTGTGGGTTGCGAATTCAATATTTGCGAAAACCATTTAGATAAAAGCAAAAAGGACAATGGTTATCAGGTTGTTTTAATGGCTAAAAACAAAGCTGGTTATCACAATCTGGCTAAAATGGCTTCGATTGCGTATACAGATGGTTTCTACTATGTTCCGAGAATTGATAAAAATATTGTAGAGCAATACAAAGGCGATATCATGGTTTTGTCTGGGAATTTATATGGAGAGATTCCGAGTAAAATTCTGAACATCGGTGAAAATCAGGCAGAGGAAGCTTTAATTTGGTGGAAGGAACAATTTGGCGAAGATTTCTATCTGGAAGTGATGCGACACAATCAGGAAGATGAAAATCGTGTAAACAAAACGCTGATTGAGTTTTCGCAAAAACACAATGTCAAATTAATTGCGACCAACAATACCTATTATTTAAATAAAGAAGATGCCAATGCGCACGATATTTTATTGTGTGTAAAAGACGGTGAAAAACAGGCAACGCCAATTGGTCGTGGTCGTGGTTACCGTTATGGACTTCCAAATCAGGAATACTATTTCAAGTCGCAAGACGAGATGAAAAAACTATTTGCCGATTTGCCGGAAGCGATTATCAACATTCAGGAAATTGTCGATAAAGTAGAAACTTATTCTCTTTACCGCGATGTATTGCTTCCAAAATTTGAAATTCCGGAAGAATTTGTTGATCCGGAAGATGAAAAAGACAATGGTGTTCGAGGTGAAAATGCTTATTTGCGTTATCTTACCATGGAAGGTGCTAAAAGAAGGTACGGCGAAATTACCGAGTCGATTCAGGAACGTCTGGATTTCGAATTATTGACAATTTCGAATTCAGGATACCCGGGTTATTTCCTGATTGTTCAGGATTTCATCGCCGAGGCCAGAAAAATGGACGTTTCGGTAGGACCTGGACGTGGTTCTGCAGCCGGATCTGCCGTTGCATACTGTCTCGGAATTACCAATATTGACCCAATTAAATATGATTTGCTTTTTGAGCGTTTCCTAAATCCTGACCGTGTATCGATGCCCGATATTGATATCGACTTTGATGACGAGGGTCGTGGACGTGTAATGGAATATGTAATCAATAAATACGGTCAAAAACAGGTAGCGCAGATTATCACATATGGTAAAATGGCGACCAAATCAGCCATTCGTGATACCGCTCGTGTACTGGATTTACCCTTATTTGAAGCCGACAGGATTGCTAAACTGATTCCTGCGATGATGCCAGGAAAGTGGAATCTGGCACGATTTATTTCTGAGAGTGAAGATGAGGTTAAAAAAGCTTTAAAATCGTCTGAGGAATTTGACCGGGTGAAGGAATTAATTGCGATTGCTAATGAAGAAGATCTCGCAGGGGAAACCATTCAGCAGGCAAAAATACTCGAAGGTTCGATGCGTAATACGGGAATTCACGCCTGCGGGGTAATCATTACGCCGTCGGATATTACGAATTACGTTCCCGTAACGACTGCAAAAGACTCGGATTTATATGTAACGCAGTTCGACAACTCGGTTGCAGAAAGTGCCGGATTGCTGAAAATGGACTTTTTGGGTCTGAAGACCCTTACGCTGATAAAAGATACCGTAAAACTGGTAAAATACAGAACAGGAATTGATCTTGACCCGGATACTTTTCCGATTGATGATCCTGAAACATATGCACTTTTCCAAAGAGGTGAAACGGTTGGAATCTTCCAATACGAGTCACCTGGAATGCAGAAATACATGAAAGATCTGAAGCCAACGGTTTTTGGGGATTTAATTGCGATGAATGCACTTTATCGTCCTGGACCTTTGGAATATATTCCTTCTTTCGTTCGAAGAAAAAATGGTGATGAAGAAATCAAATACGATTTAGATGCCTGTGCCGAATATTTATCAGAAACCTACGGAATTACGGTTTATCAAGAGCAGGTGATGCTTTTGTCTCAGTCTTTAGCAGGATTTACAAAGGGTGAGGCCGACGTCTTGCGTAAGGCGATGGGTAAAAAACAAAAAGACGTACTGGATAAAATGAAGCCGAAGTTTGTTGAGCAGGCATCAGCAAAAGGTCATGATGCAAAGGTTTTAGAGAAAATCTGGAAAGACTGGGAAGCCTTTGCGAGTTATGCCTTCAACAAATCGCACTCGACTTGTTATGCGTGGATTGCCTACCAAACAGCTTATTTGAAAGCGCATTATCCTGCAGAATATATGGCGGCGGTACTTTCGAATAACATGAACGATATCAAGCAGGTTTCTTTCTTCATGGAAGAATGTAAACGTATGGGATTACAGGTTTTAGGCCCTTGTGTAAACGAATCGTACTATAAATTTACGGTAAATGATGATTATGCGGTACGTTTCGGAATGGGGGCGATTAAAGGCGTAGGTTCCGGAGCTGTTGCAACCATTGTTGAAAGCAGAAAAGACGGTAGGTATAAATCAATTTTTGATCTGGCAAAACGAATTGATTTGCGTGCCGCCAATAAAAAAGCGATTGAGAATTTAGCATTAGCAGGAGGATTTGATTCTTTTGAAGGAACAACAAGGGCACAGTATTTCCACGACGATGGTGACGGAATTACGTTCTACGAAAAAGCAATGCGCTACGGAAATAAGTTTCAGGAAAATGAAAATTCATCGCAGGTAAGTTTGTTCGGAGAAACAAGTGAAGTACAGATTGCAGAACCTGTTGTACCGCCATGTGAAGACTGGAGTACGATGGAAAAACTCGCTAAAGAAAAAGAAGTTGTCGGAATCTATATTTCCGGACATCCGCTTGATGATTTTAAATTTGAAATGAAATACTTCTGTAATGCGAGACTGGAAGCATTGAAAAACATGGAGCAGTATGTAGGGAAAAATCTAACCTTTGCCGGAATTATCAATAATGTACAGCATAGAATTTCTAAAAACGGAAAGGGGTGGGCGATGTTTACTCTCGAAGGCTATGATGAAAGTTATGAGTTCCGGATATTTAACGAAGAGTACCTTAAATTCCGCCATTTCCTGATTCAGAATAATTTTGCCCATATTAAGGTATTGATTAAAGACGGCTGGGTCAATCATGATACTGGAAAAAAATCAGAGCCGAGATTGCAGTTTGTTGAAGTAAGACAGTTACAGGATGTTTTGGAAGCATTTGCTAAAAAATTGATTTTACTGCTCAATATTAAAGACTTGCAAACAGAGTTTATTCATAAATTAAGTAACCTGTTTAATATTTATAAAGGAGATAATTCGGTGACTTTTGAAATCATGGAACTTGAAAAAATCAAGCGTATGGTTGAGGTTGAAACAGCCAATGAGTTTGAAGAAACAGACGATACCGTTTTTACAGATGAAAATGATGATGGGGATGTTGTTCTTGAAGATACTAAAATAAAAGAAGTAACAGAAGTCGAAGAAATAAAAGTAGTAACCAAATTGACAATGCCAAGCAGAAGGCTTAAAGTTAAAATTTCGACAGAATTGCTGCAGGAATTAGAAAAAATGCAGGTTAATTTTAAACTCAACTAA
- a CDS encoding outer membrane beta-barrel protein, translating into MKKHLFLIGLMICSLATMAQSESADKPESWYFKLGGSYFIQTAATEFPTVNGRLPNTDVYAADGTTLLSRETNHGSFGEGFRTGLTAGYRFSPRLGVELGFNYFNSREKTMVQTTNILVPNPANIPIYATGDAVGKIEAYDLAPAIVLFLGESNGFEPYTKVGVIVPVHGNLTIETTRAYTTPAGVTNTYTKDVVKPNPTVGFMAALGTSYKLGKHISVFGEIEYRNFTVHGKTKETEVYTENGVDKLNTTTSFRTASYSANHVNYVDKIDANSNSMLTNPGGFDNTKATDDISSYIGISGLGLTLGLKYSL; encoded by the coding sequence ATGAAAAAGCATTTATTTTTAATCGGATTAATGATTTGTTCCCTGGCCACAATGGCACAGTCAGAAAGTGCAGATAAACCGGAAAGCTGGTATTTTAAATTGGGTGGATCTTACTTCATTCAGACAGCCGCTACGGAGTTTCCAACTGTAAATGGTCGATTACCTAACACGGATGTGTATGCCGCAGATGGAACTACATTACTTTCAAGAGAAACTAATCATGGATCATTTGGAGAAGGATTTCGTACAGGTTTAACCGCAGGATATCGTTTTTCACCACGCTTAGGTGTTGAGTTAGGATTTAACTACTTTAATAGCAGGGAGAAAACCATGGTGCAAACAACCAATATATTAGTGCCAAATCCTGCTAATATTCCAATTTATGCTACCGGGGATGCGGTAGGTAAAATTGAAGCATATGATTTAGCTCCTGCAATAGTTTTATTTTTGGGGGAATCTAATGGTTTTGAACCTTATACAAAAGTAGGTGTAATTGTTCCAGTTCATGGAAATTTGACAATTGAAACTACAAGGGCATATACTACTCCGGCAGGAGTAACAAATACTTATACAAAAGATGTAGTTAAACCAAATCCGACAGTTGGATTTATGGCAGCATTAGGTACATCTTATAAGTTGGGAAAACATATTTCAGTTTTTGGAGAAATAGAATACCGTAACTTTACAGTACACGGAAAAACAAAAGAAACAGAGGTTTATACTGAAAATGGAGTAGATAAATTAAATACTACAACAAGCTTTAGAACAGCTTCATATTCTGCTAATCATGTTAATTATGTTGACAAAATTGATGCAAATTCTAATAGTATGTTAACTAATCCAGGTGGTTTTGATAATACAAAAGCAACTGATGATATTAGCTCATATATTGGGATTTCAGGTTTAGGATTAACTTTAGGTCTTAAATATAGCCTATAA
- a CDS encoding Gfo/Idh/MocA family protein: protein MKIIKWGIIGCGNVTEVKSGPAFHKAPNSALVAVMRRDAALAEDYAKRHNVPKWYSKAEDLINDPEVDAVYIATPPSSHKEYTILCAKAGKPVYVEKPMALTFEECNEMISVCKEHNVPLFVAYYRRALPRFLKIKEIIDQGKLGNIRHVNCILYHPFEERYDDEINLPWTVLPHISGGGIFVDLACHTLDFLDFVLGPIKSVRGHATSQLKAYPAEDAVSMSFLFENGIHGSGLWNFASFERYDNTEIVGDKGKIAFSTFGEDPILVEYANGEKETITIENPLHIQQPFIETVMEELLGKEGFSPSRGTSAARTTWVIDQVLKEFRESSK, encoded by the coding sequence ATGAAAATTATAAAATGGGGAATCATAGGTTGTGGAAACGTAACCGAAGTTAAAAGCGGTCCGGCATTTCATAAAGCACCAAACTCCGCTTTAGTTGCCGTTATGCGAAGAGATGCAGCACTTGCCGAAGATTACGCCAAACGCCACAATGTTCCGAAATGGTATTCTAAAGCGGAAGATTTAATCAACGATCCTGAAGTTGATGCCGTTTATATTGCTACTCCTCCATCTTCTCATAAAGAATATACGATTTTGTGTGCCAAAGCCGGAAAACCGGTTTATGTTGAAAAACCTATGGCGCTTACTTTTGAAGAATGCAACGAAATGATCAGCGTATGTAAAGAACATAATGTTCCGTTGTTTGTGGCCTATTACAGAAGGGCTTTACCACGGTTTTTAAAAATCAAAGAAATAATCGATCAAGGAAAGTTAGGAAATATACGCCATGTAAATTGTATTTTATACCATCCTTTTGAAGAACGTTATGATGATGAAATCAATCTCCCGTGGACAGTTTTACCACACATTTCAGGAGGTGGAATCTTTGTTGATCTGGCTTGCCATACCTTGGATTTTCTGGATTTTGTTTTAGGTCCGATAAAGTCTGTACGAGGACATGCTACTTCCCAGTTAAAAGCCTACCCTGCCGAAGACGCTGTTTCAATGTCTTTTCTGTTCGAAAATGGAATCCACGGTTCCGGATTATGGAATTTCGCCAGTTTTGAACGTTATGACAATACCGAAATTGTGGGCGACAAAGGCAAAATAGCATTTTCAACTTTCGGAGAAGATCCCATCCTTGTTGAATATGCAAATGGAGAAAAAGAAACCATCACAATCGAAAATCCGCTACATATCCAGCAGCCTTTTATTGAAACTGTCATGGAAGAACTTTTAGGTAAAGAAGGATTTTCTCCTTCAAGAGGAACATCAGCAGCCAGAACAACCTGGGTTATTGATCAGGTTTTGAAGGAATTTAGAGAGTCTTCTAAATAA
- a CDS encoding prolyl oligopeptidase family serine peptidase produces MAITTVGISSGQSKIKYPETKKGETVDVYFDTKVADPYRWLEDDKSEETGSWVKAQNEVTYAYLNQIPFRDALKARMEKLWNYEKIGAPFKEGNFTYYFKNNGLQNQSVVYRKDKSGKEEVFLDPNTFSKDGTTSLGGLNFSKDGSKAAYSISEGGSDWRKIIIIDALSKKVLEDTLVDVKFSGISWYKNEGFYYSSYDKPKGSELSAKTDQHKLYFHKLGTSQKDDRVIFGADQKRRYVGGYVTEDNSYLVITAANSTYGNELYIKDLTKPKSSIVTIVDNFNSDNSIIENEGSKLFIETDFNAPNKRVVTVDFSNPKPENWKDFIKETKDILSPSTGAGYFFANYTKDAVSFVQQYDYSGKLVREIKLPAVGSAGGFGGKKEEKILYYTFTNYTTPGSIYSFEPKSGKSEIYQKPKVDFKSEDYESKQVFYTSKDGTKIPMIITYKKGTKLDGKNPTILYGYGGFNISLTPAFSIANAVWLENGGVYAVANLRGGGEYGKKWHDAGTKLQKQNVFDDFIAAAEYLIAQKYTSSDYLAIRGGSNGGLLVGATMTQRPDLMKVALPAVGVMDMLRYNAFTAGAGWAYDYGTSQDNKEMFEYLKGYSPVHNVKKGIHYPATMVTTGDHDDRVVPAHSFKFASELQEKQTGDNPVLIRIDVKAGHGAGKSVAATIQENVDIQAFTLYNMGFKALPSK; encoded by the coding sequence ATGGCAATAACTACAGTAGGAATTTCTTCCGGTCAAAGTAAAATTAAGTATCCCGAAACTAAAAAAGGTGAAACTGTTGATGTTTATTTTGATACCAAAGTAGCTGATCCTTACCGCTGGCTTGAAGATGATAAATCAGAAGAAACTGGTTCCTGGGTAAAAGCACAAAATGAAGTAACGTATGCCTATCTTAATCAGATTCCGTTTCGCGATGCTTTAAAGGCAAGAATGGAAAAACTTTGGAATTACGAAAAAATAGGCGCTCCTTTTAAAGAAGGAAATTTTACCTACTATTTTAAAAACAACGGACTTCAGAACCAATCGGTTGTTTACAGGAAAGACAAAAGCGGTAAAGAAGAAGTTTTTTTAGATCCGAACACCTTTTCTAAAGACGGAACAACTTCGCTGGGAGGACTGAATTTTTCAAAAGACGGATCAAAAGCCGCTTATTCCATTTCCGAAGGAGGAAGCGACTGGAGAAAAATAATTATAATTGATGCTCTTTCGAAAAAAGTTTTGGAAGACACTTTAGTCGATGTAAAATTCAGCGGCATTTCATGGTATAAAAACGAAGGTTTTTACTACTCCAGCTATGACAAGCCAAAAGGAAGTGAATTGTCTGCCAAAACAGATCAGCATAAATTATATTTCCACAAATTGGGAACTTCCCAAAAAGATGATAGAGTAATTTTTGGAGCCGATCAAAAAAGAAGATATGTTGGAGGTTATGTTACTGAAGACAATAGTTATCTGGTGATTACAGCAGCCAACTCTACTTACGGAAATGAGTTGTACATTAAAGATCTTACCAAACCAAAGAGTTCGATTGTTACGATTGTGGACAACTTTAACAGCGACAATAGTATCATAGAAAACGAAGGAAGCAAATTATTTATCGAAACCGACTTTAATGCACCTAATAAACGTGTTGTAACGGTTGATTTTAGCAATCCAAAACCAGAAAACTGGAAAGATTTTATTAAAGAAACTAAAGACATCCTGTCTCCTTCAACCGGCGCAGGGTATTTCTTTGCCAATTATACAAAAGATGCTGTTTCATTTGTACAGCAATACGATTACAGCGGAAAATTAGTGCGTGAAATCAAACTTCCTGCTGTGGGATCTGCAGGCGGATTTGGCGGTAAAAAAGAGGAAAAGATTTTATACTACACCTTTACCAATTATACCACTCCGGGGAGTATTTATTCTTTTGAACCAAAATCAGGGAAATCTGAAATTTATCAGAAACCAAAAGTAGATTTCAAAAGTGAAGACTACGAATCTAAACAAGTTTTTTATACTTCAAAAGACGGAACCAAAATCCCGATGATTATTACCTATAAAAAGGGAACCAAATTAGACGGTAAAAACCCAACAATCCTTTACGGTTATGGAGGATTCAATATTAGCTTAACCCCGGCTTTCAGTATTGCAAATGCAGTTTGGCTAGAGAATGGAGGCGTTTATGCCGTTGCCAATTTACGAGGCGGCGGTGAATATGGGAAAAAATGGCATGATGCCGGAACCAAACTTCAAAAGCAAAATGTATTTGATGATTTTATCGCTGCTGCGGAATACCTAATTGCTCAAAAATATACCTCATCTGATTATCTAGCCATTCGCGGAGGTTCAAACGGAGGTTTATTAGTTGGGGCCACTATGACACAGCGTCCTGATTTGATGAAAGTAGCTTTACCAGCAGTTGGCGTTATGGATATGCTTCGTTACAATGCCTTTACAGCAGGTGCAGGATGGGCTTATGATTACGGAACTTCTCAGGACAACAAAGAGATGTTCGAATACTTAAAAGGATATTCTCCTGTTCACAACGTTAAAAAAGGAATACATTATCCTGCAACAATGGTCACTACCGGAGATCATGATGATCGTGTGGTTCCTGCTCACAGTTTCAAATTCGCTTCTGAATTACAGGAAAAACAAACGGGAGACAATCCGGTTTTGATTCGTATTGATGTAAAAGCAGGCCACGGAGCAGGAAAATCTGTTGCGGCTACGATTCAGGAAAATGTAGATATCCAGGCGTTCACGCTTTACAATATGGGTTTTAAAGCATTGCCTTCTAAGTAA
- a CDS encoding TonB-dependent receptor, which yields MKKFIIALILGLSGIVSAQNSVSGTVTDNQNNPLPGVSVYAPELHKGTTTDENGKYELKNLPNGNLRLAFSYVGYANQNKTIVKLVKENTLDIILLESILEMDEVVVSTPFNKLQSQNVMKIDHESIKTLQQKGTSTLIEGLATIPGVSQISTGTSIGKPVIRGLSGNRVLVYSQGVRIENQQFGDEHGLGLNDAGIESVEVIKGPASLLYGSDALGGVLYFNPEKFADAGDFKANFSQKYFTNTQGSNSSIGLKTSTDNWKFLARGSFNTHSDYKIADGDRVTNSRYNETDFKTGIGYSNSTFSSVLRYNYNKLDIGIPEDGIAEQSSSKETQFPRQGIFNHLFSLNNVIFFENSKLDVDLGYISNDRSEFEDSNEASLHMKLNTFNYNIKYHFPKFGKIETILGVQGMHQTNKNSGEEYLIPDATTNDFGIFGTANYEWNNSVLQAGLRFDNRNVTSIAHGTEGEEGYFLPLDKSFDSFNASLGYKTKLAEPLTLRLNVATGFRAPNLAELTSNGVHEGTNRYEIGNANLKTEQNVQTDLNLEYKNSHFEFFVNGFYNHINNYIYTSPTGDVLDDNDVFAYVQDNAQLYGGEVGLHFHPHPLDWLHFETSFETVTGKKDNNDYLPLIPANNWNNTLRTEFNIKNWLSEGFASLNVSSTFDQDNVSGFETASKGYTLVNLGFGGTVKLGKTAFDINLNGNNLFDKKYIAHLSRLKTDGIPNIGRNIVLGINFNL from the coding sequence ATGAAAAAATTTATAATTGCCCTTATTTTAGGGTTGTCGGGCATCGTTTCTGCTCAAAATTCGGTTTCAGGAACTGTAACTGACAATCAAAATAATCCGTTGCCGGGTGTTTCAGTTTACGCTCCCGAATTGCATAAAGGAACTACAACAGACGAGAACGGAAAATATGAATTAAAGAATCTTCCAAACGGAAATTTACGACTTGCTTTTTCTTATGTAGGTTATGCTAATCAAAATAAAACCATTGTTAAACTGGTAAAAGAAAATACATTAGACATTATACTTTTAGAATCCATTTTAGAAATGGATGAAGTCGTGGTTTCTACTCCTTTTAACAAACTGCAATCGCAAAACGTGATGAAAATTGATCATGAAAGCATTAAAACATTACAGCAAAAAGGAACTTCAACCTTAATCGAAGGGCTGGCGACAATTCCGGGAGTTTCTCAGATTTCTACAGGAACTTCTATAGGGAAACCCGTAATCCGCGGATTGAGCGGCAATCGTGTTTTAGTCTATTCACAAGGTGTCCGTATCGAAAACCAGCAGTTTGGGGATGAACATGGACTAGGGCTAAATGATGCCGGAATCGAAAGCGTAGAGGTAATCAAAGGTCCGGCTTCTTTATTGTACGGTTCTGACGCTTTGGGAGGTGTTTTATATTTCAATCCTGAAAAATTTGCAGATGCAGGTGATTTTAAAGCTAATTTCAGTCAAAAATATTTTACCAATACACAGGGAAGCAATTCCTCTATTGGATTAAAAACCTCAACAGACAACTGGAAATTTCTTGCCCGTGGAAGCTTCAACACCCACTCTGACTACAAAATTGCTGATGGCGACCGTGTGACCAATTCACGCTATAATGAAACTGACTTTAAAACCGGAATCGGGTACAGCAATTCCACTTTTTCAAGCGTTTTACGTTATAATTACAATAAACTGGACATCGGAATTCCGGAAGATGGAATCGCAGAGCAATCTTCGAGCAAGGAAACCCAATTTCCCAGACAGGGGATTTTCAATCATTTGTTTAGTTTAAACAATGTGATCTTCTTTGAAAACTCAAAACTGGATGTTGATCTGGGTTACATCTCCAATGACAGAAGCGAATTTGAAGACAGCAATGAAGCATCTTTACACATGAAATTGAATACTTTCAACTATAATATAAAATACCATTTTCCAAAATTCGGTAAAATTGAAACCATTTTAGGAGTTCAGGGAATGCATCAGACTAATAAAAATTCTGGAGAAGAATATTTAATTCCGGATGCGACAACGAACGATTTTGGCATTTTTGGAACGGCGAATTATGAATGGAATAACAGTGTTTTACAAGCCGGATTACGTTTTGACAACAGAAATGTTACGTCAATTGCACACGGAACAGAAGGTGAAGAAGGTTATTTTTTACCGCTTGACAAATCTTTTGACAGTTTTAATGCTTCTTTGGGATATAAAACAAAATTAGCAGAACCGTTAACCCTTCGATTAAATGTAGCTACCGGATTTAGAGCGCCAAACCTGGCAGAACTGACTTCAAACGGTGTTCACGAAGGAACCAACCGTTACGAAATTGGAAATGCTAATTTAAAAACCGAACAAAATGTTCAGACTGATCTGAATCTGGAATATAAAAATTCACATTTTGAGTTTTTTGTAAACGGATTTTACAATCACATAAACAATTACATTTACACTTCGCCAACAGGAGATGTTTTAGATGATAATGATGTTTTTGCCTACGTTCAGGATAATGCACAATTATATGGTGGCGAAGTTGGGCTTCACTTTCACCCGCATCCATTAGACTGGCTGCATTTTGAAACCAGCTTTGAAACCGTAACCGGTAAAAAGGACAATAACGATTACCTGCCTTTAATTCCTGCCAATAATTGGAATAACACATTAAGAACCGAATTCAACATCAAAAACTGGTTAAGCGAAGGTTTTGCTTCCTTAAATGTTTCTTCGACTTTTGATCAGGATAATGTGAGTGGTTTTGAAACCGCTTCAAAAGGATACACTTTGGTCAATTTAGGCTTTGGAGGAACTGTAAAACTGGGTAAAACTGCTTTTGATATAAACCTGAACGGAAATAATTTATTCGATAAAAAATATATTGCGCACCTTTCGCGCTTAAAAACAGACGGTATTCCAAACATTGGACGAAATATTGTTTTAGGAATAAATTTCAATTTATAA